Part of the Woronichinia naegeliana WA131 genome, AAATCGAATTCTCCTTCCCATTGATACTCAACTTGATCTATGGTCAAAAAACGAATAGACCATTTAATACCTCGATAACGGAAACCTTTGGCGATCGCTTTTATCTTGAGAATAGCTTTCAGAATTTTAGTCTTACCGACCCCAGAGACACCAACTAACAAATTCAAATCAGAAAACTGGACTGGGTTTAATTTCCAGCCCGTTACTTTGTCTTCGTAGGCAAGTTCTAGGATTTTCATCGATTTTCATCGGCCTAATTAACTTTTAGTCTTCGGTAATTGGGCAAAGGCTTTTTTATCAATTTCCACCTTAATCCCTTGATCCTCTTGGACACCGAGAGTGCGACGTACCTGACCCAAATAAAGCGGCTTCGATAAATTGGGTTTGGGATGAATAATGGCTCTGGCCCGAACGGTCATCTTGTTATCCCCATCTCTAGCTCCCCGACCATAGGAACGATAGGTATTGGCGGCTTGTAATAGGGTTGCCTCTAACTCCGTTGGCGTAATGCTGGCTGGTACAGAAATCACAAGCTGATTGGCTCCATTATCGTAAACTCGATTGAAATGAACCGATCCTTCTACCTCAGCACGGTCAAAGAGTCCCAATCCTAAACCGAATAGACCAATACTTAACACGGCTATAAAGCCTGTGGCTCCCACTAAGCGAAAACGAAAGCCCCATTTTAAAACGAAGGCAATAATCGTTAATCCCAAAACAGCGATCGCGGCATAACCTGACCAGAGGGCATAGGTTGAAAATTCCATAGATAATCTTGATAATTTTGAGTGTTAATGATGAGTCTGAAGCGGAGACATTAATAAACGCCTGGCAATATAAGGGGAATTTAGAAAGATGCAAATCTAAATCGTCATCCCCAGATATTTAGCCACAGTTTGTACATCCTTATCGCCTCGACCCGAACAGTTAATAATAATCCGAGGATTACCCGTCAGTTGAGGACAAAGCATTTCTAAATAGGCGATCGCATGGGAGGTTTCTAAGGCCGGAATAATACCTTCTAATTGACACAAACGTTGCAAGGCCGCGATCGCCTCTTGATCAGTGACACTGTAATACTCAGCCCGACCGGCATCTTTGAGGTAACTATGCTCTGGCCCCACCCCTGGATAATCTAGACCGGCACTAATTGAATGGGCCTCAATCACCTGACCTTCCGTATCCTGTAACAGATAACTCATGGCTCCATGTAACACCCCAGGACGGCCTTTGGTAAGAGTGGCTGCGTGTTTACCAGAGGCAATACTTTCTCCGGCGGCTTCCACCCCAATTAAACGCACCGAGGTATCCGGCAAAAATTCATAGAACAAACCCATGGCATTGGAACCACCGCCCACACAGGCCAACAAAATATCCGGTAAGCCGCCCCATTTTTCCAGACATTGAACACGAGTTTCTTGCCCAATAATGTGATGGAAGTCACGCACCATCATCGGGTAAGGGTGGGGGCCAGCCACAGAACCGAGAATATAGTGGGTAGTCTCCACATTTGTCACCCAATCGCGGATCGCTTCTGATGTGGCATCTTTGAGAGTGCCCGTACCAGCTTCGACCGGTTGAACCCGCGCCCCTAACAAATTCATGCGGAAGACATTCAGCTTTTGACGTTCCATATCCTGAACGCCCATGTAAATAATACATTCCAAGCCAAAACGAGCACAGACGGTGGCCGTTGCCACACCATGCTGGCCTGCCCCTGTCTCAGCAATAATGCGTTTTTTGCCCATGCGTTTAGCGAGGAGAACTTGACCCAGGGCATTATTAATTTTGTGCGCGCCGGTATGGTTGAGATCTTCCCGTTTGAGATAGATTTGGGGGCCTGTCCCGTCTGCTTTAGCATAGTGGGTGGTTAAACGTTCGGCAAAGTAGAGAGGGCTTGGACGACCCACATAATCCTTGAGGAGTTGATCTAATTCGGCTTTAAATTCGGGATCGTCTTTATAGTTTTTGTAAGCGGCTTCTAGCTCAAAGAGAGCGGGCATCAAGGTTTCAGGAACATATTTGCCACCATATTGGCCAAAGCGGCCTAGGGCATCAGGATAAGAGGTCGTAACAGGGTTAGGAGTTAGGGGTGTTGTGGTCACAGTTGCGATGGGGAACGATGAAGAGTGAGATCTTGTCTGGATAGATTCTAGATAGCTGATTGTATTTTACGCTTTGATCGTCTCAAGAATATCCTCATCATGATGATGATCGCTATTTTCTCCTTACAAAACCCAAAAGCGATCGCTGATTATCCATTAAAAACGCGATCGCCTACTTCTAGCAGCAAACCGGAAACAGTCGTCAAAGTTAGAACTTTTCTTGACAATCTTTAATAATTTTTAAAGACTGAGATTTAGTCCGTTTTACCGAGTAAGGGTTTCCATTTATCCGGCTCGAAGGATTCTCCTTTTAACATCCGATTCCAGTAAAGCCAGGGCAAAACATAGCGTTTAACCATCCACATACTCCATCGTTCCTGGGTGGGATCAAAGGGAAAGCTCGATTTGGGTTTGCTTTCATAGTCAAATTCCGCCATGATCGTTTTTCCGTAACCGGTGATCAAGGGACAACAGGTGTAACCGCCATAGTTTCCAGCCAGAGATTTAGAGGCAATAAGGGCGAGTAGGTTTTCGGCTACGACGGGGGCCTGTTTGCGAATAGCCGCAGCAGTACGGGAGGTTGGCAAGGAAGAGGCATCCCCTAAACTGAAAATATTGGGATAGACATTGTGTTGCAGCGTTAACTTATTCACATCTACCCAGCCCTTGCCTGGCCCCTCTTGAACGGAGACAGCACTATTTTTGATAAAGTCTGGCGCACTCATCGGCGGTGCTACGTGCAACAAATCGTAGTGGAAGCTGACTTCTTGAGTCCCTTGATCCGTGGTTACATCGAAAATGGCTTCCTGGCGATCGCTGTTAATCGCCTTTAAATTATGTTTGTATTTAACATCAATTTCTTTTCGAGCCGCAATTTTCTCCAACGCCTCACAATAACCTGGAATCCCAAAAATTTTAGCGACAGCAACCCCATAGATAATCTGAGTTTGATTTCTGACCCCATTTTTGCGAAAGGTTTCATCCGCTAAATACATAATTTTTTGCGGCGCACCTGCACATTTAATGGGAGTAGCAGGGAAGGTAAAAATAGCATTCCCCCCTTTAAAATTGCGAATTAAATCCCAGGTGTAGGGGGCATAGCGACGGTCATAGTTACTGGTGACACCTTTTTTCCCTAAAGACTCCTGTAAACCTGGAATCAGATGCCAGTCAATTTGAATACCAGGACAAATAATTAAATAGTCATAGGAGATTGTCCGACCGTCTTGAGTAACCACTTTGTTGAAGCCTGGATCTAGGGTCGTAACGGCGGCTTTTATCCATTGAGCATTGGCTGGAATACAATCTTTTTCTGCCTTGATGGTATCTTCCATTCTGTAAACACCACCACCCACTAATGTCCAAGCGGGTTGGTAGTAGTGTTTATCGCAAGGTTCAATAATCGCAATATCTAATTGACTATTTTTTTTAAGAAGTTGGGCCGTTACGGTGATTCCGGCGGTTCCGCCTCCCACAACAACGATTTGATGATGTAAAGATGACATATTAGGAAGCTAATTGAAGACTGCGATATTTTACCGTCTTCAACCATAGCGCAAGGGATGGCAGGGCAAAAGTCTTGTTCATAAAAATTTAAGATCTTTGAAAATTCCCTGTTTCTTAACGACGGAAACAACCGACAAAATGTATCTTGATCTAAAATGAACACCTAAATGTTAGCTTGAATTTATTTTTTAAAGTGAATTTCGGCGATCGCTTATTATGCTATTATAAATGGCAAAATGAATATAAAAGCAATGTTTTCTCTAAAATATATTAACTTTTTATGGTGTCTCCAAAGATGGTCTTTAAGACTGTTAATGAGTCTAGGGATGCTTCCGGCCTCTCCCGTCTGGAGTCAAGCAGTTGAAACGATTACCCAAAATTTTCGTCCAGCGATCGCTCCTGAGCAAAAGCAATATATTGTTAGCTATGGCAGTCTGATGGAAGACGAATCCCGTCATCGACCCCCCATCAGGAGAAGCCTATCCCATGTTACTAATAAACAATAGGTACTTTTCCCTTTCTTATTCATGACTGTACTGGAAAACTTTCAAAAACTGCCTCCCTGGCTACGAATTAGCTTATTATTTCCCCTGGCTTTTCTCAATAGTTGGCTAATATTTGTCCTTTTAGACTATTTTCAACCCCTATCTAGTCTTTTTCTGGCAGCAGCCCTTCTGGCCTTTTTGCTAGATTTACCAGTTCGTCTTCTGACAGTACGAGGTCTGCAACGGGGCTGGGCTATTTTTCTGGTGTTGGCGATCGCCTTAATTTTATTGGGGATGGCTCTGTTAGTGTTGATTCCCCTCATTATTAATCAGTTGAGTGAATTGTTGATTAATTTACCCCAGTGGATTAAATCAGGTAATGAGCAATTAAATAGTCTGCAAGCCTGGGCGATCTCACACAAAGTAGCCCTAGATATTGATATCAGTCAAATCGTAGGTGAAACCATCCAGAAAATTACTGGTATCTTAAATTCTCTTGGCAATCAAGTTTTTAGCTTTGTGGGTATTACGATCAGCACCATTTTTAATGGACTGATACTAATTGTATTAACCATCTTTCTGGTAATTACGGGGGAAAAAGTTTGGGACGGAATATTTAGTTGGTTGCCCTCTCCCTGGCCAGAAAAATTAAAGGAACCAATTCGAGAAACCTTTGAACGTTACTTTGCAACCCAGGCAATGTTAGCAGGCATCCTCAGTTTTGCCCAAATGCTCGTTTTTACAATCTTACAGGTTCCCTATGCTATTTTATTTGCCGTAACCATTGGCTTAACGACTCTCATTCCCTATGCCAGTGGACTTAGCATTGTCACCATTAGTTTATTGCTGATGTTGCAGGATTTTTGGCTCGGATTTAATGTTCTCATTGCAGCCGTTATTGTTGGTCAAATTAATGACAACATTATCTCTCCTCGTTTAATGGGCGATATGACAGGATTAAATCCCGTTTGGATCATTGTTGCTCTATTTGTAGGGGGAAAATTAGGGGGAGTTTTAGGCTTATTAATTGCTGTTCCCTTAGCCAGTGTTCTGAAAGCAACGATCGACAATGTGCGTGCCCATTCCCAGGATGATGCGGCTTTAAAATTGGGGGATCATGCTCATAATGATAGTCTAGAAATCTCGTAATGATAGTTTAGAAATGCTTGCTAAAGTCGAGAATGTTTCTCCTTTAGATAGGGTGCGACCTTTAGTTGATAAAAGCTGTTGTAATCAGGGTTCTACAGGGAACCCATATTGATCAAGTTTTGCCCAAAATTGACTCCATCGTTCCTTGGTCAATACCAAAGCTCGTAGGCTCAAAATAATTCCTGCTCCTTTTTCCTTCCATCGCATCCCTGAACAACATAATCGTTGTTTGACCAACGTCTTACAAGCTGCTTCCGTAACACCTGAACCAATCGGATACTTTTTCTCTATGTATTCAGCATAATCCATTTGATGCTGATGATTCTCGTAATAAGTAATCGCCGCTTGTAGTTTCTCGGTAAGATTCTTAGAATGACTTTTTTCTTCTTTGACTTCTTTCATCAGATTTAGCAGTTCTCCTGCTTTTCCTTTTTCATGCTTGAGTTCTCGACAATTTTCAGTCAACCATTCTTTTTGTTTTGACACGGTATTCGGATGCAACGCTTCTGCCAAGGCACCTAAGTAACCAGAGGCATGATAGAAATCTAATATCTGTTCTTCCGTTTGCTTTTCTAAAAACTTCCAATTTGATTCTGCCCCGTCTGCTATCCCGACCAATGTTGCCTCTGGATAACGGTTTTTCGCTCGCTCAATTTCTCTTTCTAATCTTTCTAGAAAACTCTTTTTTCCATACTCTGGTGCCGCACCTAGATAGATTGTAGGTTGACGTTCGCCTTCACTATCGTATAGGGAAACGGTTCCCACCATTGCTTCACGGTAGCCATCCTCACACATCAGCATACAGGTTCCATCTAATCCTATTCCCACTGTTGCAATTTGGCTATCCTCCTTGGGCGGGGCATAACTCCACGCTTCTTCTTTTGCCTGTACCACACTTCCTACTGCTTCACTCAATCTTTGGATATAGGATAGCGCTACTTTTCTACCATGATTTTCTAATAAATCATTTTTCACCTCTTTGCCTGCCATCCCTGACATTTTTGAGGATACCTGTTTTGCCAATAATGGCGTTGATGTTATGATTATCCTTGCTTCTCTTTCTAAGGGGCAATACGTTTTTCCTCAAAGGTGAACGCTGATATACATGACGATTCACTATAACCTCACCATAAGGTGTTTGATATTCTTTCGGTTGCTCTCCCTTACTCTTCCAGATTTCTTCACCGATTTTTAAGGGTGAACCATCTGTATCTAAATATTTCAAGGCTTCTTTGCTGGCGATGCAACCTACTTCGTTTAAGCCTTTTTGAATATTTATTTCTGTATCCAACATTGAACGACTGAGTTCTAATGTTAGTTCTATTTTTATCTTTGAACCCTCTACATTAATTAGTTTTGCTGTCATCATTGTTTCCTCTTTGTCACTTTTCATCCCATGTTAACACTTTTCTTTTCCTTCATCAACTAAAGGTCACACCCTTTAGATATTAACTTGCCTCTACAGTAAAGCCTGTAAACGTGCCTTGACCCGTCGAAAACGATCTGAGTAGCTTTTTAACACTTCCAAGGCAAACATAGGGGTTTGTTGAACTGCAAACATAAAGTGCTCCCGATCTGCTGTGACCAGAGTACAATCAGTTTTGGCGATCGCGTTAGAAACTCGTTGGTGATCAGGATGAAGCAATGCCCCTTCCCCAAATACATCACCTTGTTCGAGCGTTTCAATCAGTTTATTGTCGAGATAAACTTCTACCGTTCCTTGCACTAGCCCATACATAACATCTCCTGGTTCTCCCACTTGAAAAATCACCTCTCCCGCTTTGACTTGTTGTTCAGGACGATTGTTCAATAATTTGAGGGTATCGATGGGCGTTAGCATGGGTAATCTCTCCGGCGATCGCTAAATAGGGCTTGCTGAAAAAAGCTGAAACCTTTACGGAGAAAAATAGTAGGCGAATTAAGAACCGCTAGAATGCACGAAAATAGGGTAGAATGCCTCAAAACCATTGCATTAAGAAGAGAGAAAGCAGATGTACCGAAAGCAACAGTACTCAATTGAAACACCAGAAAACTTGAAAAATCTGTTCGGCGGGCAGTTAGACGAAGAAAATCGTTGGATAGAAATGTCAAAAATGATTCCCTGGGAAGAATATGAGGAAGAATATGCAAAAAACTTCACAGAAAAAAAAGGAGCCCCAGCCAAATCATTTAGAATGGCATTAGGAGCATTAATTATCAAAGAAATTTCAGGAAAAAGTGACAGAGAAACAGTAGAACAAATAAAAGAGAACCCTTATTTACAGTACTTTATAGGAATGGAAAGCTATAGTAGCAAAGAAGCATTTAATGCGTCAATGATGGTTCATTTTCGTAAAAAAATAGGAATGGAATTAATAAATAAAATTAATAAAGAAATAGAAAAAAAAGCGACGGGTGTAGCGTCAGAAAAAAAAGAAAATGAAGGAAAGTTATTGTTAGATGCGACTTGTACACCAGCAGATATAAAATATCCAACGGATATAGGAATATTGAATGATGCAAGAGAAAAAACAGAAAAAATAATAGATAAGCTGTATGAAGAAATAAAAGAGAAAAGGAAAGAAAAGCCGAGGACTTATAGGGAAGTGGCAAGAAAAGAGTACTTAGCCATAGCAAAAAAACGTCGTGTGTCAAAAAAAGAAAGAAGAAAAGGAACAAAAAAACAACTAGGATATATAAAAAGAAACTTGTCTGATATAGAAAAAATGATAGAAGAGGGAGCAAAGTTAGAAAAACTAACGAAAAAAGAGCAAGAAGAGCTTGTAACGATAGGAAAAGTGTATGAGCAACAGTTAGAAATGTATGAAAAAAAGACAAATAAAGTAGAAAACAGAATTGTGAGTGTAAGCCAACCTCACGTGCGTCCAATAGTGCGTGGAAAAGCGGGAAAAGCAGTAGAGTTTGGAGCTAAAATATCGGCAAGTAATGTGAATGGCTTTGTCTTCTTAGACAAATTAAGTTGGGATAATTACAACGAATCGGGAGATTTACAAGCGCGAATAGAAGAATATAAAAGGGAAACAGGATGTTATCCGGAATCGGTTCATGTGGATAAAATCTATCGAACAAAAGCGAATCGAGCTTATTGTAAAGAAAGGGATATAAGAATGAGTGGTCCCCGATTGGGAAGACCGCCGAAAGAGGTGAGCAAAGAAAAAAAGAAAGAGGCACGCTCAGATGAAAGAGTGCGTAATGCCATTGAGGGTAAATTCGGACAGGGAAAGAGGAAATTTAGTCTTGGTCGAGTGATGGCCAAACTACCTGAGACCTCGGAAACGGTAATTGCGATGAACTTTTTGGTAATGAATCTTTCTACTCTACTTCAGAAGACAAAAAGTAAAAAGTTGTAGAGTCGTTTTTCTTGTGAAAAATGGTGTTAATTTTCCTCTCTTTTGTGAGGAGTGATTTGTGTTGACCTTTTTAGACAGAAAGGAACAATAGATTAAACAAAATCTGTATTTTGATTTGTTTCCATAAGGATAAGTTATCTATGCTTTTTCAGTCCATACTTCCCTAACCCACATTTCTTTCGTTTTTTGACTTTTTCAGCAAGCCCTAAATAAACTGTTAATCTTCCCCCATTATCCCAGACCAGGGCGAACGCATCTAAAAACGATACAGATACAAGAACATTATAGAGGGATGGATAAGGGAAAATAAGGGAAAGTGCATAGAAAACAAAAGCGATGAAACTCCGACCCAAATATAGACTGGTAGAACACTTTGCCGAAATAGATGACCCTCGCATCGAACGAACAAAACGGCATAAACTCATTGATATTCTAACGATTGCCATCTTAGCCGTCATTTGTGGAGCAGAAGGTTGGGTAGCCATGGAAAGTTTCGGCAAGGCTAAACATCAATGGCTAAAAAAAATTTTGGAATTGCCGAATGGCATCCCCTCCGACGATACGTTTGCGCGTGTATTTGCTAGTCTGAACCCAGAGCAATTTCAAGACTGTTTTCTCGATTGGGTCAAAAGTATAGCGGAGGTAAGTGAAGGGGAAGTGATAGCGATTGACGGACAAACCCTCCGCCAATCCTATGGGGTGTGACCTTTAGTTGATGAAGGAAAAGAAAAGTGTTAACATGGGATGAAAAGTGACAAAGAGGAAACAATGATGACAGCAAAACTAATTAATGTAGAGGGTTCAAAGATAAAAATAGAACTAACATTAGAACTCAGTCGTTCAATGTTGGATACAGAAATAAATATTCAAAAAGGCTTAAACGAAGTAGGTTGCATCGCCAGCAAAGAAGCCTTGAAATATTTAGATACAGATGGTTCACCCTTAAAAATCGGTGAAGAAATCTGGAAGAGTAAGGGAGAGCAACCGAAAGAATATCAAACACCTTATGGTGAGGTTATAGTGAATCGTCATGTATATCAGCGTTCACCTTTGAGGAAAAACGTATTGCCCCTTAGAAAGAGAAGCAAGGATAATCATAACATCAACGCCATTATTGGCAAAACAGGTATCCTCAAAAATGTCAGGGATGGCAGGCAAAGAGGTGAAAAATGATTTATTAGAAAATCATGGTAGAAAAGTAGCGCTATCCTATATCCAAAGATTGAGTGAAGCAGTAGGAAGTGTGGTACAGGCAAAAGAAGAAGCGTGGAGTTATGCCCCGCCCAAGGAGGATAGCCAAATTGCAACAGTGGGAATAGGATTAGATGGAACCTGTATGCTGATGTGTGAGGATGGCTACCGTGAAGCAATGGTGGGAACCGTTTCCCTATACGATAGTGAAGGCGAACGTCAACATACAATCTATCTAGGTGCGGCACCAGAGTATGGAAAAAAGAGTTTTCTAGAAAGATTAGAAAGAGAAATTGAGCGAGCGAAAAACCGTTATCCAGAGGCAACATTGGTCGGGATAGCAGACGGGGCAGAATCAAATTGGAAGTTTTTAGAAAAGCAAACGGAAGAACAGATATTAGATTTCTATCATGCCTCTGGTTACTTAGGTGCCTTGGCAGAAGCGTTGCATCCGAATACCGTGTCAAAACAAAAAGAATGGTTGACTGAAAATTGTCGAGAACTCAAGCATGAAAAAGGAAAAGCAGGAGAACTGCTAAATCTGATGAAAGAAGTCAAAGAAGAAAAAAGTCATTCTAAGAATCTTACCGAGAAACTACAAGCGGCGATTACTTATTACGAGAATCATCAGCATCAAATGGATTATGCTGAATACTTAGAGAAAAAGTATCCGATTGGTTCAGGTGTTACGGAAGCAGCTTGTAAGACGTTGGTCAAACAACGATTATGTTGTTCAGGGATGCGATGGAAGGAAAAAGGAGCAGGAATTATTTTGAGCCTACGAGCTTTGGTATTGACCAAGGAACGATGGAGTCAATTTTGGGCAAAACTTGATCAATATGGGTTCCCTGTAGAACCCTGATTACAACAGCTTTTATCAACTAAAGGTCGCACCCATCCTATGACAATGCCAACGGGAAGGGTGCAATTCAGATGGTGAGTGCATGGGCAACAGCGAATCGCTTAGTGCTAGGACAGTGCAAAGTGGAAAGCAAATCGAATGAAAATCACATAGCTTCCCGCCTCTGCGTAGGTAGTGCAAAGCTCCCCCATTTTCGTGACTAGAGTAGGGCTTGCTGAAAAAGTCAAAAAACGAAAGAAATGTGGGTTAGGGAAGTATGGACTGAAAAAGCATAGATAACTTATCCTTATGGAAACAAATCAAAATACAGATTTTGTTTAATCTATTGTTCCTTTCTGTCTAAAAAGGTCAACACAAATCACTCCTCACAAAAGAGAGGAAAATTAACACCATTTTTCACAAGAAAAACGACTCTACAACTTTTTACTTTTTGTCTTCTGAAGTAGAGTAGAAAGATTCATTACCAAAAAGTTCATCGCAATTACCGTTTCCGAGGTCTCAGGTAGTTTGGCCATCACTCGACCAAGACTAAATTTCCTCTTTCCCTGTCCGAATTTACCCTCAATGGCATTACGCACTCTTTCATCTGAGCGTGCCTCTTTCTTTTTTTCTTTGCTCACCTCTTTCGGCGGTCTTCCCAATCGGGGACCACTCATTCTTATATCCCTTTCTTTACAATAAGCTCGATTCGCTTTTGTTCGATAGATTTTATCCACATGAACCGATTCCGGATAACATCCTGTTTCCCTTTTATATTCTTCTATTCGCGCTTGTAAATCTCCCGATTCGTTGTAATTATCCCAACTTAATTTGTCTAAGAAGACAAAGCCATTCACATTACTTGCCGATATTTTAGCTCCAAACTCTACTGCTTTTCCCGCTTTTCCACGCACTATTGGACGCACGTGAGGTTGGCTTACACTCACAATTCTGTTTTCTACTTTATTTGTCTTTTTTTCATACATTTCTAACTGTTGCTCATACACTTTTCCTATCGTTACAAGCTCTTCTTGCTCTTTTTTCGTTAGTTTTTCTAACTTTGCTCCCTCTTCTATCATTTTTTCTATATCAGACAAGTTTCTTTTTATATATCCTAGTTGTTTTTTTGTTCCTTTTCTTCTTTCTTTTTTTGACACACGACGTTTTTTTGCTATGGCTAAGTACTCTTTTCTTGCCACTTCCCTATAAGTCCTCGGCTTTTCTTTCCTTTTCTCTTTTATTTCTTCATACAGCTTATCTATTATTTTTTCTGTTTTTTCTCTTGCATCATTCAATATTCCTATATCCGTTGGATATTTTATATCTGCTGGTGTACAAGTCGCATCTAACAATAACTTTCCTTCATTTTCTTTTTTTTCTGACGCTACACCCGTCGCTTTTTTTCTATTTCTTTATTAATTTTATTTATTAATTCCATTCCTATTTTTTTACGAAAATGAACCATCATTGACGCATTAAATGCTTCTTTGCTACTATAGCTTTCCATTCCTATAAAGTACTGTAAATAAGGGTTCTCTTTTATTTGTTCTAGGTTCTCCTGAACAAAGAGTGATAATTAAAGCTTATCATGAAAAGCAAGCTAAAAAACGATTTCGCATATTATCAAAGTTCATAAATCCATAAGCTTGACGCTTGATTAGTTTAAGACGATTATTGATGCCTTCCATTGCCCCATTCGTCGTTCGACTCAAAAAGTAGTTACAAATAGAGTCCAAATTCCTACGAATTGTGCTAATTACATCTGTATAAATGCTCTTTGCATTCTCTAACCATTCTGTAAATTTTAATCTTCCTTCTTCCTTATCATTTACTTTTTCATATATCTCTCTAAATGACTCTTTATATTCATACGCTTTACGCAAACGAGCAGATTGCTTTAACACCAATTCTAGTTTTTCTAACTCTTCCTCTTTTAGGTCTTCTTTATTTTTTAATAATAGCCACTTTTCTCCCTTGATTTTTACATTCAATTTTGTCTGTTTACGGATTTTATTCAATTCTTCATTCAACGCCTTCATTACATGAAATCTATCTGTTACAATTACTGCATTCGGAAATACTTTTTCTATTACTTTA contains:
- a CDS encoding Ycf51 family protein — translated: MEFSTYALWSGYAAIAVLGLTIIAFVLKWGFRFRLVGATGFIAVLSIGLFGLGLGLFDRAEVEGSVHFNRVYDNGANQLVISVPASITPTELEATLLQAANTYRSYGRGARDGDNKMTVRARAIIHPKPNLSKPLYLGQVRRTLGVQEDQGIKVEIDKKAFAQLPKTKS
- the trpB gene encoding tryptophan synthase subunit beta translates to MTTTPLTPNPVTTSYPDALGRFGQYGGKYVPETLMPALFELEAAYKNYKDDPEFKAELDQLLKDYVGRPSPLYFAERLTTHYAKADGTGPQIYLKREDLNHTGAHKINNALGQVLLAKRMGKKRIIAETGAGQHGVATATVCARFGLECIIYMGVQDMERQKLNVFRMNLLGARVQPVEAGTGTLKDATSEAIRDWVTNVETTHYILGSVAGPHPYPMMVRDFHHIIGQETRVQCLEKWGGLPDILLACVGGGSNAMGLFYEFLPDTSVRLIGVEAAGESIASGKHAATLTKGRPGVLHGAMSYLLQDTEGQVIEAHSISAGLDYPGVGPEHSYLKDAGRAEYYSVTDQEAIAALQRLCQLEGIIPALETSHAIAYLEMLCPQLTGNPRIIINCSGRGDKDVQTVAKYLGMTI
- a CDS encoding NAD(P)/FAD-dependent oxidoreductase; the encoded protein is MSSLHHQIVVVGGGTAGITVTAQLLKKNSQLDIAIIEPCDKHYYQPAWTLVGGGVYRMEDTIKAEKDCIPANAQWIKAAVTTLDPGFNKVVTQDGRTISYDYLIICPGIQIDWHLIPGLQESLGKKGVTSNYDRRYAPYTWDLIRNFKGGNAIFTFPATPIKCAGAPQKIMYLADETFRKNGVRNQTQIIYGVAVAKIFGIPGYCEALEKIAARKEIDVKYKHNLKAINSDRQEAIFDVTTDQGTQEVSFHYDLLHVAPPMSAPDFIKNSAVSVQEGPGKGWVDVNKLTLQHNVYPNIFSLGDASSLPTSRTAAAIRKQAPVVAENLLALIASKSLAGNYGGYTCCPLITGYGKTIMAEFDYESKPKSSFPFDPTQERWSMWMVKRYVLPWLYWNRMLKGESFEPDKWKPLLGKTD
- a CDS encoding AI-2E family transporter, with amino-acid sequence MTVLENFQKLPPWLRISLLFPLAFLNSWLIFVLLDYFQPLSSLFLAAALLAFLLDLPVRLLTVRGLQRGWAIFLVLAIALILLGMALLVLIPLIINQLSELLINLPQWIKSGNEQLNSLQAWAISHKVALDIDISQIVGETIQKITGILNSLGNQVFSFVGITISTIFNGLILIVLTIFLVITGEKVWDGIFSWLPSPWPEKLKEPIRETFERYFATQAMLAGILSFAQMLVFTILQVPYAILFAVTIGLTTLIPYASGLSIVTISLLLMLQDFWLGFNVLIAAVIVGQINDNIISPRLMGDMTGLNPVWIIVALFVGGKLGGVLGLLIAVPLASVLKATIDNVRAHSQDDAALKLGDHAHNDSLEIS
- a CDS encoding cyclic nucleotide-binding domain-containing protein, whose translation is MLTPIDTLKLLNNRPEQQVKAGEVIFQVGEPGDVMYGLVQGTVEVYLDNKLIETLEQGDVFGEGALLHPDHQRVSNAIAKTDCTLVTADREHFMFAVQQTPMFALEVLKSYSDRFRRVKARLQALL